From a single Stomoxys calcitrans chromosome 4, idStoCalc2.1, whole genome shotgun sequence genomic region:
- the LOC106083463 gene encoding calcitonin gene-related peptide type 1 receptor isoform X2, translated as MELLLNQLSRSKRDANLKEFLTHLFVDCMVKYKNESWFRNQSAQSTEFPTSIPRYVEDAVLNQGSINLENVNIAEEERNELYATISAATLSPNSITSFTEAVEDAFTTNGMSTTGQYSSTASTPTEEVAFCPLRFDGYLCWPRTPAGTVLSQYCPDFVEGFNSKFLAHKTCLENGTWYHHPESLQEWSNYTNCIDYEDLEFRTFVNELYVKGYAVSAVALILSLIIFLGFKSLRCTRIRIHVHLFASLAFTCITWILWYKFVVEEPETIRDNTYWCISLHLLIHYFMLVNYFWMFCEGMHLHLVLVVVFVKDTVVMRWFKIFSWLSPLIFVTAYGVARYFHPEDNTHCWMKDSFLLWIFSVPVCVSLVSSFFFLVNVLRVIVRKLHPQSAQPAPLAIRKAVRATIILVPLFGLQHFLLPYRPDTGTPLERFYQLLSVILVSLQGFVVSFLFCFANHDVTFAVRSLLNRLMPSLVSPPPPTSSTGQVATTTPSRELGV; from the exons atgGAGCTGTTACTAAATCAACTTAGTCGGAGTAAACGGGATGCCAATCTAAAGGAATTTCTAACACATCTATTTGTGGATTGCATGGTGAAGTATAAAAACGAATCATGGTTTCGAAATCAATCGGCACAAAGTACTg AATTCCCCACCTCCATACCACGCTATGTAGAAGATGCTGTTCTGAATCAGGGCTCAAttaatttagaaaatgtcaatATTGCCGAAGAGGAACGCAATGAGTTGTACGCCACCATAAGTGCTGCCACTCTTTCGCCTAATTCAATTACTTCATTTACGGAGGCCGTGGAAGATGCATTCACAACCAATGGCATGTCAACAACCGGCCAATACTCATCAACAGCTTCCACCCCAACAGAGGAGGTGGCATTCTGTCCCTTGCGCTTTGATGGCTACCTGTGTTGGCCACGCACCCCAGCTGGCACTGTACTCAGTCAGTATTGTCCAGACTTTGTGGAGGGATTTAATAGTAAATTTTTGGCCCACAAAAC TTGCCTAGAAAATGGCACATGGTATCATCATCCCGAGAGCTTACAAGAGTGGTCCAACTATACAAATTGCATTGACTATGAAGATTTGGAG TTTCGAACATTTGTTAATGAATTGTATGTGAAAGGCTATGCAGTGTCCGCTGTGGCATTAATTCTCTCCCTTATAATATTTTTGGGTTTTAA ATCCTTGCGTTGCACCAGGATTCGCATTCATGTTCATTTATTCGCCTCTTTGGCATTTACTTGCATCACTTGGATCTTGTGgtataaatttgttgttgagGAGCCAGAAACAATACGAGACAATACg TATTGGTGTATCTCCTTGCATTTGCTAATTCATTACTTCATGTTGGTCAACTACTTTTGGATGTTCTGCGAGGGAATGCATTTACATTTGGTGTTAGTGGTG GTATTTGTCAAGGACACAGTTGTTATGCGTTGGTTCAAAATCTTTTCCTGGTTGTCTCCTCTGATCTTTGTGACGGCGTATGGGGTGGCTAGGTATTTTCATCCCGAAGATAACACACA CTGCTGGATGAAGGATAGCTTCCTTTTGTGGATATTCTCAGTGCCGGTGTGTGTGTCCTTGGTTTCAAGTTTCT TTTTCCTGGTGAACGTATTGCGTGTGATTGTTCGCAAACTGCATCCACAATCGGCACAACCAGCTCCTTTGGCCATACGCAAGGCCGTACGAGCCACGATTATTTTG GTTCCCTTGTTTGGATTGCAGCATTTTCTGCTACCCTATCGTCCAGACACTGGCACTCCCTTGGAACGTTTCTATCAATTGTTGTCGGTTATATTGGTAAGCCTTCAAGGATTTGTGGTTTCGTTTCTTTTCTGTTTTGCCAACCATGATGTGACTTTTGCGGTGAGAAGTCTATTGAATCGTTTGATGCCCAGTTTGGTTtctccaccaccaccaacaagtAGTACAGGTCAGGTGGCCACAACAACACCCAGCCGTGAGTTAGGAGTCTAA
- the LOC106083463 gene encoding calcitonin gene-related peptide type 1 receptor isoform X1, which yields MELLLNQLSRSKRDANLKEFLTHLFVDCMVKYKNESWFRNQSAQSTEFPTSIPRYVEDAVLNQGSINLENVNIAEEERNELYATISAATLSPNSITSFTEAVEDAFTTNGMSTTGQYSSTASTPTEEVAFCPLRFDGYLCWPRTPAGTVLSQYCPDFVEGFNSKFLAHKTCLENGTWYHHPESLQEWSNYTNCIDYEDLEFRTFVNELYVKGYAVSAVALILSLIIFLGFKSLRCTRIRIHVHLFASLAFTCITWILWYKFVVEEPETIRDNTYWCISLHLLIHYFMLVNYFWMFCEGMHLHLVLVVYPLSFPPKVFVKDTVVMRWFKIFSWLSPLIFVTAYGVARYFHPEDNTHCWMKDSFLLWIFSVPVCVSLVSSFFFLVNVLRVIVRKLHPQSAQPAPLAIRKAVRATIILVPLFGLQHFLLPYRPDTGTPLERFYQLLSVILVSLQGFVVSFLFCFANHDVTFAVRSLLNRLMPSLVSPPPPTSSTGQVATTTPSRELGV from the exons atgGAGCTGTTACTAAATCAACTTAGTCGGAGTAAACGGGATGCCAATCTAAAGGAATTTCTAACACATCTATTTGTGGATTGCATGGTGAAGTATAAAAACGAATCATGGTTTCGAAATCAATCGGCACAAAGTACTg AATTCCCCACCTCCATACCACGCTATGTAGAAGATGCTGTTCTGAATCAGGGCTCAAttaatttagaaaatgtcaatATTGCCGAAGAGGAACGCAATGAGTTGTACGCCACCATAAGTGCTGCCACTCTTTCGCCTAATTCAATTACTTCATTTACGGAGGCCGTGGAAGATGCATTCACAACCAATGGCATGTCAACAACCGGCCAATACTCATCAACAGCTTCCACCCCAACAGAGGAGGTGGCATTCTGTCCCTTGCGCTTTGATGGCTACCTGTGTTGGCCACGCACCCCAGCTGGCACTGTACTCAGTCAGTATTGTCCAGACTTTGTGGAGGGATTTAATAGTAAATTTTTGGCCCACAAAAC TTGCCTAGAAAATGGCACATGGTATCATCATCCCGAGAGCTTACAAGAGTGGTCCAACTATACAAATTGCATTGACTATGAAGATTTGGAG TTTCGAACATTTGTTAATGAATTGTATGTGAAAGGCTATGCAGTGTCCGCTGTGGCATTAATTCTCTCCCTTATAATATTTTTGGGTTTTAA ATCCTTGCGTTGCACCAGGATTCGCATTCATGTTCATTTATTCGCCTCTTTGGCATTTACTTGCATCACTTGGATCTTGTGgtataaatttgttgttgagGAGCCAGAAACAATACGAGACAATACg TATTGGTGTATCTCCTTGCATTTGCTAATTCATTACTTCATGTTGGTCAACTACTTTTGGATGTTCTGCGAGGGAATGCATTTACATTTGGTGTTAGTGGTG TATCCTTTATCTTTTCCACCAAAGGTATTTGTCAAGGACACAGTTGTTATGCGTTGGTTCAAAATCTTTTCCTGGTTGTCTCCTCTGATCTTTGTGACGGCGTATGGGGTGGCTAGGTATTTTCATCCCGAAGATAACACACA CTGCTGGATGAAGGATAGCTTCCTTTTGTGGATATTCTCAGTGCCGGTGTGTGTGTCCTTGGTTTCAAGTTTCT TTTTCCTGGTGAACGTATTGCGTGTGATTGTTCGCAAACTGCATCCACAATCGGCACAACCAGCTCCTTTGGCCATACGCAAGGCCGTACGAGCCACGATTATTTTG GTTCCCTTGTTTGGATTGCAGCATTTTCTGCTACCCTATCGTCCAGACACTGGCACTCCCTTGGAACGTTTCTATCAATTGTTGTCGGTTATATTGGTAAGCCTTCAAGGATTTGTGGTTTCGTTTCTTTTCTGTTTTGCCAACCATGATGTGACTTTTGCGGTGAGAAGTCTATTGAATCGTTTGATGCCCAGTTTGGTTtctccaccaccaccaacaagtAGTACAGGTCAGGTGGCCACAACAACACCCAGCCGTGAGTTAGGAGTCTAA